Proteins encoded by one window of Micromonospora coxensis:
- a CDS encoding glycosyl hydrolase family 95 catalytic domain-containing protein, with protein MTDSLPASAHRIWACAPAASWEDAFLAGNGEYGIMVCGDPHAERVIVNHHRFVLPNGTRDARPPELAGQLPRIRELVLAGRRTEAARLLTGGRELEWTQSYHPGFALTVDAVDPGPVADYRRWTEFDTGQVVVRWAGGRRRSFVSRADAMIVTELDMGDCVVGVTGELPGRPADVRYACTAYHRGELVLLRVRGRYPPVGGAYGFEGLTLLRGDVTLDGDRVAVRGPALLTTVLDRVDEPRWRTGELADRLAAVDGDYDTLLARHLPRHAEPYRRVSLDLGVPAAQRELPVGELLDRQRATPHTPQPALVERLFHAGRYLLLSAGGELPPRLTGLWLGSWDAAWAGDFTTDANVNLQLAGANLGALPEVTAAHARLVAGQVDDWRRNARAVYGARGLLAPSRTDGEHGHLFHVHPDWPFTAWLAGADWLLFPLYEHHLVTGEPLGEVAGWLAEAADFFLDVLTVTDEDGTVVVVPSYSPETGPPDADGRCAPVAVNATMDVAAARHALRVAAEVTGSRRWDELRGRLPAYRIDERGALAEWAWPGLPGDEEHRHVSHLYPVWPLGEIDPDDSPELAAAAHRALTLRGDENLSAHGSLHRALAAARLGDGALVGVNLCKILGNDMFFRSLMSAHNPGLVTYNADAAHALPAVLIESLAQARAEVVRLLPALPPGLERGTLRGVTLPGRITVRELSWQPGRVTAWLVSALTRTVEVRTPYDTVTLRLSAGVPVRVAHAADGG; from the coding sequence ATGACGGACAGCCTGCCCGCGTCGGCCCACCGCATCTGGGCCTGCGCACCCGCCGCGAGCTGGGAGGACGCCTTCCTCGCCGGCAACGGTGAGTACGGGATCATGGTGTGCGGCGACCCGCACGCCGAACGCGTCATCGTCAACCACCACCGGTTCGTGCTGCCCAACGGCACCCGCGACGCGCGCCCGCCCGAGCTGGCCGGGCAGCTGCCCCGCATCCGGGAGCTGGTGCTCGCCGGCCGGCGTACGGAGGCGGCCCGGCTGCTCACCGGCGGCCGGGAGCTGGAGTGGACGCAGTCGTACCACCCCGGCTTCGCGCTGACCGTCGACGCGGTGGATCCGGGCCCGGTGGCCGACTACCGGCGCTGGACCGAGTTCGACACCGGGCAGGTCGTCGTGCGGTGGGCGGGCGGGCGACGGCGCTCGTTCGTCTCCCGCGCCGACGCGATGATCGTCACCGAGCTGGACATGGGCGACTGCGTGGTCGGGGTCACCGGTGAGCTGCCCGGCCGCCCCGCCGACGTGCGTTACGCCTGCACCGCGTACCACCGCGGTGAGCTGGTCCTGCTGCGGGTGCGGGGACGCTACCCGCCGGTCGGCGGCGCGTACGGCTTCGAGGGGCTGACCCTGTTGCGCGGCGACGTCACGCTCGACGGCGACCGGGTGGCGGTACGCGGGCCGGCGCTGCTGACCACGGTGCTCGACCGGGTGGACGAGCCACGCTGGCGCACCGGGGAGCTGGCGGACCGGCTGGCCGCCGTCGACGGCGACTACGACACCCTGCTGGCCCGGCACCTGCCCCGGCACGCGGAGCCGTACCGGCGGGTGAGCCTGGACCTGGGGGTGCCGGCGGCGCAGCGGGAGCTGCCGGTCGGTGAGCTGCTGGACCGGCAGCGGGCCACCCCGCACACGCCGCAGCCGGCGCTGGTGGAGCGGCTCTTCCACGCCGGCCGGTATTTGCTGCTCAGCGCCGGCGGGGAGCTGCCGCCCCGGCTGACCGGGTTGTGGCTCGGCTCGTGGGACGCCGCGTGGGCGGGTGACTTCACCACCGACGCCAACGTCAATTTGCAACTGGCCGGGGCGAACCTGGGCGCGTTGCCGGAGGTCACCGCCGCGCACGCCCGGCTGGTGGCCGGCCAGGTCGACGACTGGCGACGCAACGCCCGTGCCGTGTACGGGGCGCGAGGGCTGCTCGCGCCCAGCCGCACCGACGGCGAGCACGGGCACCTGTTCCACGTGCACCCCGACTGGCCGTTCACGGCGTGGCTGGCCGGCGCGGACTGGCTGCTGTTCCCGCTGTACGAGCACCACCTGGTGACCGGGGAGCCGCTGGGCGAGGTGGCCGGTTGGCTGGCCGAGGCGGCCGACTTCTTCCTCGACGTCCTCACCGTCACCGACGAGGACGGCACGGTGGTCGTCGTGCCGTCGTACTCGCCGGAGACGGGTCCGCCGGACGCCGACGGGCGGTGCGCGCCGGTGGCGGTCAACGCCACGATGGACGTCGCCGCCGCCCGGCACGCCCTGCGGGTCGCCGCCGAGGTGACCGGTTCACGCCGGTGGGACGAGCTGCGCGGCCGGCTGCCGGCGTACCGCATCGACGAGCGGGGGGCCCTGGCGGAGTGGGCCTGGCCGGGCCTGCCGGGCGACGAGGAGCACCGGCACGTCAGCCACCTCTACCCGGTGTGGCCGCTGGGCGAGATCGACCCCGACGACAGTCCCGAGCTGGCCGCCGCCGCCCACCGGGCGCTCACCCTGCGCGGCGACGAGAACCTGTCCGCGCACGGCAGCCTGCACCGGGCCCTGGCCGCCGCCCGGCTCGGCGACGGCGCCCTGGTCGGGGTGAACCTGTGCAAGATCCTCGGCAACGACATGTTCTTCCGGTCGTTGATGAGCGCGCACAACCCGGGGCTGGTCACCTACAACGCCGACGCCGCGCACGCCCTGCCGGCGGTGCTGATCGAGTCGTTGGCGCAGGCCCGGGCGGAGGTGGTGCGGCTGCTGCCGGCGCTGCCGCCGGGGCTGGAGCGCGGCACGCTGCGCGGGGTGACCCTGCCGGGGCGGATCACCGTGCGGGAGCTGTCCTGGCAGCCGGGGCGGGTCACGGCGTGGCTGGTGTCGGCGCTGACCCGCACCGTCGAGGTGCGCACCCCGTACGACACGGTGACGCTGCGGCTGTCCGCCGGTGTGCCGGTGCGGGTCGCGCACGCGGCGGACGGCGGGTGA
- a CDS encoding LacI family DNA-binding transcriptional regulator — protein MTGSPGRPSPGQVTIADVARHAGVAASTVSYVLSGKRAISEVTRARVLASIRLLGYHPNAGARALASRRANVIALVLPLRSGMQVPVVMQFATAVVTTARRHDHDVLLVTSDEGPAGLRRIAASALVDGVLLMDVELDDARVPLLRDLALPSVLIGFPAEATGLTCVDLDFHEAGAACVAHLAGLGHRRVALLGAPAAVYERGTGFAHRTRSGVSEAAARHGVQVVALPCEEGAADVRRTLTALLAEHPDISALVVQNEAAVGPVLATLPTLGRQVPRDMSVVAICPDQFAEQSAPMLTSVPVPAEEVGRQAVTLLMSKLRDEQVPEATLLAPRLTVRDSTAAAPAVHAVDGH, from the coding sequence GTGACCGGCTCACCGGGGCGCCCGTCGCCCGGGCAGGTCACCATCGCCGACGTCGCCCGGCACGCCGGGGTGGCGGCGAGCACCGTGTCGTACGTGCTCAGCGGCAAGCGGGCCATCTCCGAGGTGACCCGGGCCCGGGTGCTGGCCAGCATCCGGCTGCTCGGCTACCACCCCAACGCCGGGGCGCGCGCCCTGGCCAGCCGCCGGGCCAACGTGATCGCGCTGGTGCTGCCGCTGCGCTCGGGCATGCAGGTGCCGGTGGTGATGCAGTTCGCCACGGCGGTGGTCACCACCGCCCGCCGCCACGACCACGACGTGCTGCTGGTCACCTCCGACGAGGGCCCGGCCGGGCTGCGCCGCATCGCCGCCAGCGCCCTGGTCGACGGGGTGCTGCTGATGGACGTGGAACTCGACGACGCGCGGGTGCCACTGCTGCGGGACCTGGCCCTGCCCAGCGTGCTGATCGGCTTCCCCGCCGAGGCCACCGGGCTGACCTGTGTGGACCTGGACTTCCACGAGGCCGGGGCGGCGTGCGTGGCGCACCTGGCCGGGCTGGGCCACCGGCGCGTCGCCCTGCTGGGCGCGCCCGCGGCGGTGTACGAGCGCGGCACCGGCTTCGCGCACCGCACCCGCTCCGGAGTGTCGGAGGCCGCCGCGCGCCACGGCGTGCAGGTGGTGGCCCTGCCCTGCGAGGAGGGCGCGGCCGACGTACGGCGGACCCTGACCGCGCTGCTGGCCGAGCATCCGGACATCTCCGCGCTGGTGGTGCAGAACGAGGCGGCGGTCGGGCCGGTGCTGGCCACCCTGCCGACGCTGGGCCGGCAGGTGCCGCGCGACATGTCGGTGGTGGCCATCTGCCCGGACCAGTTCGCCGAGCAGAGCGCCCCGATGCTCACCAGCGTGCCGGTGCCCGCCGAGGAGGTCGGCCGGCAGGCGGTGACGCTGCTGATGAGCAAGCTGCGCGACGAGCAGGTGCCGGAGGCGACGCTGCTGGCACCGCGGCTGACCGTGCGCGACAGCACCGCCGCCGCCCCGGCGGTGCACGCCGTCGACGGCCACTGA
- a CDS encoding glycoside hydrolase family 3 C-terminal domain-containing protein, whose amino-acid sequence MTDSPAPSSRARIDDLLARLTLPEKIGLLHQWQAPVPRLGLPAFRTGTEALHGVAWLGEATVFPQALGLASSWNPELVRAVGAAVGDEVRVKHQADPQRVGLNVWAPVVNPLRDPRWGRNEEGWSEDPWLTGRLATAYARGLRGDHPERLRTAPTVKHFLGYNNETDRATTSSDLPPRVLREYELPAYRAPLEAGAAVAVMASYNLVDGVPAHLSPLIEGELRGWADDEVMVVGDAGAVGNIAGVQEYLPDHVEGFAAALRAGIDNVTEDDADPVPTVARLTEALRRGLLTESDVDRAVRRILSVRIRLGDLDPPHQDPFAGVSPDVLDCPAHRELAREAARQSIVLLRNDGLLPLTPTPRLRVAVLGPLADTVYEDWYSGTLPYAVSAYQGLAGRLPEVSTHDGADRIALRLGDRYVRCPDTPEGGPLTLHTEATGFDVFDWGGDILALRAAGNGRHVGADDDGVLANDRPGPGGWVVRETFRFRPGPHGTTWLHHLATDRYVTVDADGRLRADAPDPQAATAFTVELLADGCAEAAALAAAVDVAVVMLGNHPMVNGRETEDRRDLALPAAQEALARAVHAANPRTVLVVTSSYPYAIGAVQEGLPAVLWSAHGGQEHGAALAAVLLGEAEPGGRLTQTWYADAAELPDLLDYDVIGADATYLYHRGDPLYPFGHGLGYTRFDYAGLRLSATAVTAGEEVEVRCEVTNTGERAGEEVVQLYTRQRRSRVKQPLRQLRDFARIGLAPGERRTVTLRLRTDELRWWDETRGGYVVEDATHTLMVGRSARDVRLLGALTVRGGEPADRRRAPAVAGRRP is encoded by the coding sequence ATGACCGACAGCCCCGCCCCGTCCTCCCGAGCCCGGATCGACGACCTGCTGGCCCGGCTCACCCTGCCGGAGAAGATCGGCCTGCTGCACCAGTGGCAGGCCCCCGTCCCCCGCCTCGGCCTGCCCGCGTTCCGCACCGGCACCGAGGCGCTGCACGGGGTGGCCTGGCTCGGCGAGGCCACCGTCTTCCCGCAGGCGCTCGGGCTGGCCAGCAGCTGGAACCCCGAGCTGGTCCGGGCGGTCGGCGCGGCCGTCGGCGACGAGGTGCGCGTCAAGCACCAGGCCGACCCGCAGCGGGTCGGGCTGAACGTGTGGGCGCCGGTGGTCAACCCGCTGCGCGACCCCCGGTGGGGACGCAACGAGGAGGGCTGGTCGGAGGACCCGTGGCTGACCGGCCGGCTCGCCACCGCGTACGCCCGGGGGCTGCGCGGCGACCACCCCGAGCGGCTGCGCACCGCGCCCACCGTCAAGCACTTCCTCGGCTACAACAACGAGACCGACCGGGCCACCACCTCCAGCGACCTGCCACCACGGGTGCTGCGCGAGTACGAGCTGCCGGCGTACCGGGCCCCGCTGGAGGCCGGCGCGGCGGTGGCCGTGATGGCCTCGTACAACCTGGTCGACGGGGTGCCGGCGCACCTGAGCCCGCTGATCGAAGGGGAACTGCGCGGCTGGGCCGACGACGAGGTGATGGTGGTCGGCGACGCCGGGGCGGTCGGCAACATCGCCGGGGTGCAGGAGTACCTGCCCGACCACGTCGAGGGCTTCGCCGCCGCACTGCGCGCCGGCATCGACAACGTCACCGAGGACGACGCCGACCCGGTGCCCACCGTCGCACGGCTCACCGAGGCGCTGCGCCGGGGCCTGCTCACCGAGTCCGACGTGGACCGCGCCGTCCGGCGGATCCTCAGCGTCCGGATCCGCCTGGGCGACCTCGACCCGCCGCACCAGGACCCGTTCGCCGGCGTCTCCCCCGACGTGCTCGACTGCCCGGCGCACCGGGAACTGGCCCGCGAGGCCGCCCGCCAGTCGATCGTGCTGCTGCGCAACGACGGGCTGCTGCCCCTGACCCCCACCCCGCGACTGCGCGTCGCGGTGCTCGGGCCGCTGGCCGACACCGTGTACGAGGACTGGTACAGCGGCACCCTGCCGTACGCGGTCAGCGCGTACCAGGGGCTGGCCGGACGGCTGCCCGAGGTCAGCACCCACGACGGCGCCGACCGGATCGCGCTGCGACTCGGCGACCGCTACGTGCGTTGCCCGGACACTCCCGAGGGCGGCCCGCTCACCCTGCACACCGAGGCCACCGGGTTCGACGTGTTCGACTGGGGCGGCGACATCCTGGCCCTGCGGGCGGCCGGCAACGGCCGACACGTCGGCGCCGACGACGACGGCGTGCTCGCCAACGACCGGCCCGGCCCGGGTGGCTGGGTGGTCCGGGAGACCTTCCGCTTCCGGCCCGGACCGCACGGCACGACGTGGCTGCACCACCTGGCCACCGACCGGTACGTCACCGTCGACGCCGACGGCCGGCTGCGCGCCGACGCGCCCGACCCGCAGGCCGCCACCGCGTTCACCGTCGAACTCCTCGCCGACGGCTGCGCCGAGGCCGCCGCGCTGGCGGCCGCCGTGGACGTGGCGGTGGTGATGCTGGGCAACCACCCGATGGTCAACGGACGCGAGACCGAGGACCGCCGCGACCTGGCCCTGCCGGCCGCCCAGGAGGCGCTGGCGCGCGCCGTGCACGCCGCGAACCCGCGCACCGTGCTGGTGGTGACCAGCAGCTACCCGTACGCGATCGGCGCCGTACAGGAGGGCCTGCCGGCGGTGCTGTGGTCGGCGCACGGCGGGCAGGAGCACGGCGCGGCGCTGGCGGCGGTCCTGCTCGGCGAGGCCGAACCGGGCGGCCGGCTCACCCAGACCTGGTACGCCGACGCGGCCGAACTGCCCGACCTGCTCGACTACGACGTCATCGGCGCTGACGCCACCTACCTGTACCACCGGGGTGACCCGCTGTACCCGTTCGGGCACGGGCTCGGCTACACCCGCTTCGACTACGCTGGCCTCCGGTTGAGCGCGACGGCGGTGACCGCCGGCGAGGAGGTCGAGGTGCGCTGCGAGGTCACCAACACCGGCGAGCGCGCCGGCGAGGAGGTCGTGCAGCTCTACACCCGGCAACGCCGCTCCCGGGTCAAGCAACCGCTGCGGCAGTTGCGCGACTTCGCCCGGATCGGCCTCGCCCCCGGCGAGCGGCGCACGGTCACCCTGCGGCTGCGCACCGACGAGCTGCGCTGGTGGGACGAGACCCGGGGCGGGTACGTGGTGGAGGACGCCACGCACACCCTGATGGTCGGCCGCTCCGCCCGCGACGTGCGGCTGCTCGGCGCGCTGACCGTGCGCGGCGGGGAACCCGCCGACCGGCGCCGCGCGCCGGCGGTCGCGGGACGGCGACCGTGA
- a CDS encoding ROK family transcriptional regulator: MISIHTEPQPSDLGDVRVTNRAVVLRHVRRHAPCSRADIAAHTGLNKATVSSLVTELIDRRLLRETGLTENRVGRPATMLVLDGEPYAALGMEIGADELVVVAVDLGGNRLLTWRRAFAAPSASPAETIRALAGLARRAVGRITGQGRTVLGLTVGVPGLVDTTGAVPLSAALGWHDVAFTGELRTALRDPDFTVAVDTDANLAVLAEQRHGAYAGTADLVHLTGGVALGAGVLTGGRLLRGHRGFAGEIGHVPLDPDGPRCGCGRHGCLAALTSLPAVIHRLLPDAEDDGPVRDFLPELERVLTLARQEDPTVLAGLAEIGRHLGHGVSVLANLLNPEAVVVGGHLATLGPWLLPAARDELAARTLAPEAGGCHLDASTLGPTATALGGATAALASVEAGRLPVP, encoded by the coding sequence GTGATCAGCATCCACACCGAACCGCAGCCGAGCGACCTCGGCGACGTCCGGGTGACCAACCGGGCGGTGGTCCTGCGGCATGTGCGCCGGCACGCGCCCTGCTCACGCGCCGACATCGCCGCGCACACCGGCCTCAACAAGGCCACCGTCTCCAGCCTGGTGACCGAGCTGATCGACCGCCGGCTGCTGCGCGAGACCGGGCTGACCGAGAACCGGGTCGGCCGGCCCGCCACCATGCTCGTCCTCGACGGCGAGCCGTACGCCGCGCTGGGCATGGAGATCGGCGCCGACGAGCTGGTGGTGGTCGCCGTCGACCTCGGCGGCAACCGGCTGCTGACCTGGCGACGGGCCTTCGCCGCCCCGTCGGCCTCCCCCGCCGAGACGATCCGCGCGCTGGCCGGCCTGGCCCGCCGGGCGGTCGGCCGGATCACCGGGCAGGGGCGCACCGTGCTCGGCCTCACCGTCGGCGTGCCCGGCCTGGTCGACACCACCGGAGCGGTGCCGCTGTCGGCCGCGCTGGGCTGGCACGACGTCGCGTTCACCGGCGAGCTGCGCACCGCGCTGCGCGACCCGGACTTCACCGTGGCCGTCGACACCGACGCCAACCTCGCCGTCCTGGCCGAACAGCGCCACGGCGCGTACGCCGGCACGGCCGACCTGGTCCACCTCACCGGCGGCGTCGCGCTCGGCGCCGGGGTGCTCACCGGGGGGCGGCTGCTGCGCGGGCACCGGGGCTTCGCCGGCGAGATCGGCCACGTGCCGCTGGATCCGGACGGACCGCGCTGCGGCTGCGGGCGACACGGCTGCCTCGCGGCGCTGACCAGCCTGCCCGCGGTGATCCACCGCCTGCTGCCCGACGCCGAGGACGACGGCCCGGTACGCGACTTCCTGCCGGAGCTGGAGCGCGTGCTGACCCTGGCCCGACAGGAGGACCCGACCGTCCTCGCCGGACTGGCCGAGATCGGCCGGCACCTCGGGCACGGCGTCTCCGTACTGGCCAACCTGCTCAACCCGGAGGCGGTGGTGGTGGGCGGGCACCTCGCGACCCTGGGGCCCTGGCTGCTGCCGGCCGCCCGGGACGAGCTGGCCGCGCGTACGCTCGCCCCCGAGGCCGGCGGCTGCCACCTCGACGCCAGCACGCTCGGGCCGACCGCCACCGCGCTGGGCGGGGCCACCGCCGCGCTGGCCTCCGTCGAGGCGGGACGCCTGCCCGTGCCCTGA
- a CDS encoding extracellular solute-binding protein, protein MKPSLPGASTDRRTLLRMIGLGAAATVGGSTLAGCSKEAGSKGTATKGDAIREVLPTYQPAELLKADLPGEGPIPEGYLSYPRQLVDAVTEQPGKGGGPIRTMSPWWGPTPPTLGSNSYLAAVNTKLGVEINPSLQDGTTYADKLNAMLGARDVPDLLMVPNWEVDKVARFSDAVKALFADLTDHLRGDAAAKYPYLAALPTGAWEYSVWGGRLAAVPYPTDGPFAWALFHRRDLLDKAGLAAPTSPEQLYELGKEVTDPAKGVWAFGSVFDMVQQFYGCQQTWRKKPDGGLEHKFENPAFTAALEFTAKLFADGLVHPDTVASKGADEKQLFKAGKILMFQDGLGAWQGLQGEQSKVLPGFDMQPLPVFGVNGAQPVVWGSEKPVFFTFVRKGADAQRVDELLRVLNWCAAPFGSREFELREYGAQGRHFARGADGSPVPTDLGRKELGGQYNFCRPAVKIASADTPNYVQDYLGYYRKNIALMEKDLFAGIKLELPANWSKVLQPTDDKIRDILRGRRPVSDLAQVTKEFLASGGEEGRAFFAKALADNGR, encoded by the coding sequence GTGAAGCCGTCCCTGCCGGGCGCATCCACCGACCGCCGGACCCTGCTGCGGATGATCGGACTCGGCGCCGCCGCCACCGTGGGCGGTTCCACTCTCGCCGGTTGCAGCAAGGAGGCGGGCAGCAAGGGCACCGCCACCAAGGGCGACGCCATCCGCGAGGTCCTGCCGACGTACCAGCCGGCCGAACTGCTCAAGGCCGACCTGCCCGGCGAGGGACCCATCCCCGAGGGCTACCTGAGCTACCCGCGGCAACTCGTCGACGCGGTCACCGAGCAGCCCGGCAAGGGCGGCGGGCCGATCCGCACCATGAGCCCCTGGTGGGGGCCGACCCCGCCGACGCTGGGCAGCAACTCCTACCTCGCGGCGGTCAACACCAAGCTCGGTGTGGAGATCAACCCCAGCCTGCAGGACGGCACCACGTACGCCGACAAGCTCAACGCGATGCTCGGCGCCCGCGACGTGCCCGACCTGCTCATGGTCCCCAACTGGGAGGTCGACAAGGTCGCCCGGTTCTCCGACGCGGTCAAGGCGCTCTTCGCCGACCTCACCGACCACCTCAGGGGCGACGCCGCCGCGAAGTACCCCTACCTCGCCGCGCTGCCCACCGGCGCCTGGGAGTACTCGGTCTGGGGCGGCCGGCTCGCCGCGGTGCCCTATCCCACCGACGGGCCGTTCGCCTGGGCCCTGTTCCACCGCAGGGACCTGCTCGACAAGGCCGGCCTGGCCGCCCCCACCTCGCCCGAGCAGCTTTACGAACTGGGGAAGGAGGTCACCGACCCGGCCAAGGGCGTCTGGGCCTTCGGCAGCGTCTTCGACATGGTCCAGCAGTTCTACGGCTGCCAGCAGACCTGGCGCAAGAAGCCCGACGGCGGCCTGGAGCACAAGTTCGAGAACCCGGCCTTCACCGCCGCCCTGGAGTTCACCGCGAAGCTGTTCGCCGACGGCCTGGTGCACCCCGACACGGTGGCCAGCAAGGGCGCCGACGAGAAGCAGCTGTTCAAGGCCGGCAAGATCCTGATGTTCCAGGACGGGCTCGGTGCCTGGCAGGGGCTGCAGGGCGAGCAGTCCAAGGTGCTGCCCGGCTTCGACATGCAGCCGCTGCCGGTGTTCGGGGTCAACGGCGCCCAGCCGGTCGTCTGGGGCAGCGAGAAGCCGGTCTTCTTCACCTTCGTCAGGAAGGGCGCCGACGCGCAGCGGGTCGACGAGCTGCTGCGGGTGCTCAACTGGTGTGCCGCCCCGTTCGGCAGCCGGGAGTTCGAGCTGCGCGAGTACGGCGCGCAGGGGCGGCACTTCGCCCGTGGCGCCGACGGCAGCCCGGTCCCCACCGACCTGGGCCGCAAGGAGCTGGGCGGGCAGTACAACTTCTGCCGCCCGGCGGTGAAGATCGCCAGCGCCGACACCCCGAACTACGTCCAGGACTACCTGGGCTACTACCGCAAGAACATCGCCCTGATGGAGAAGGACCTCTTCGCCGGGATCAAGCTGGAGCTGCCGGCCAACTGGTCGAAGGTCCTGCAACCGACCGACGACAAGATCCGCGACATCCTGCGGGGCCGCCGCCCGGTCAGCGACCTCGCCCAGGTGACGAAGGAGTTCCTCGCCTCCGGCGGCGAGGAGGGGCGCGCGTTCTTCGCGAAGGCGCTCGCCGACAACGGCCGATGA
- a CDS encoding ABC transporter permease, with the protein MSAPGAPGALDVPEAAGQAPPAGRGLRPAGRRRPRRQSLRSRLRRDWPLLAMTAPAAALLLVFHYLPTLGNVIAFQDYNPFVGDGPLEAFLYSEWIGFGNFEALFSDPLFWDAVRNTLTITAFQLVFFFPLPIALAILLNSVVSGRVRGFVQSVVYLPHFFSWVLVVTFFVQMLGGAGLLAQEMREAGLQPWNVMTNPDTFIVLVTAEAVWKDLGWGAIVFLAALAAIDQNLYEAAAADGAGRWRRLWHITLPGLRPVIVLLLIMRLGDALSVGFEQFILQREAVGRDAAEVLDTFVYYQAIATQQWGLGAAAGLFKAVVGLILIVAANKVAHRLGEQGVYSRS; encoded by the coding sequence ATGAGCGCCCCGGGCGCCCCCGGCGCGCTCGACGTGCCGGAGGCGGCCGGCCAGGCGCCCCCGGCCGGGCGCGGCCTCCGTCCGGCCGGGCGCCGCAGGCCCCGGCGGCAGAGCCTGCGCTCGCGGCTGCGCCGGGACTGGCCGCTGCTGGCGATGACCGCGCCGGCCGCCGCGTTGCTGCTGGTCTTCCACTACCTGCCGACGCTCGGCAACGTCATCGCCTTCCAGGACTACAACCCGTTCGTCGGCGACGGCCCGCTCGAGGCGTTCCTCTACAGCGAGTGGATCGGCTTCGGCAACTTCGAGGCGCTCTTCTCCGACCCGCTGTTCTGGGACGCGGTACGCAACACCCTCACCATCACCGCGTTCCAACTGGTCTTCTTCTTCCCGCTGCCGATCGCGCTGGCGATCCTGCTCAACAGCGTGGTCTCCGGGCGGGTGCGCGGCTTCGTGCAGAGCGTCGTCTACCTGCCGCACTTCTTCAGCTGGGTGCTGGTGGTCACCTTCTTCGTGCAGATGCTCGGCGGAGCGGGCCTGCTGGCCCAGGAGATGCGCGAGGCCGGCCTGCAACCGTGGAACGTGATGACCAACCCGGACACCTTCATCGTGCTGGTCACCGCCGAGGCGGTGTGGAAGGACCTCGGCTGGGGCGCGATCGTCTTCCTGGCCGCGCTGGCCGCGATCGACCAGAACCTGTACGAGGCGGCGGCCGCCGACGGCGCCGGGCGGTGGCGGCGACTGTGGCACATCACGCTGCCCGGCCTGCGGCCGGTGATCGTCCTGCTGCTGATCATGCGGCTGGGCGACGCGCTGTCGGTCGGCTTCGAGCAGTTCATCCTCCAGCGCGAGGCGGTCGGGCGGGACGCGGCCGAGGTGCTCGACACCTTCGTCTACTACCAGGCCATCGCCACCCAGCAGTGGGGCCTGGGTGCGGCGGCCGGCCTGTTCAAGGCGGTGGTGGGTCTGATCCTCATCGTCGCCGCCAACAAGGTGGCGCACCGACTCGGCGAGCAGGGGGTGTACTCCCGGTCATGA
- a CDS encoding carbohydrate ABC transporter permease — MTVNRTDTATARPPRRRTGRAPWEEPPTPLGLLGKGVVLGLLVAAVLVPLWAVLVTSLASRETIDAAGGMVMLPREIDPSAYVTIFNGGQITRAVGISTLVTVLGTTVSLVLTVLAAYGLSRPGSVGHRGLLFFFLLTFLIFPGLVPSYLVVTGLGLKDSIWSLILPSAISVFNLVVIRAFFMNVPGELLDSARIDGAGEWRILTRIMLPLSKAVIAVVGLFYAVGYWNAYFNSVLYIDDNDKFPIQRVLQSYILAGQSPNVSGASVSLPGVTAYPPTLAVKMAVVVVTVVPALIVYPFVQRHFTKGVITGAVKG; from the coding sequence ATGACCGTGAACCGCACAGACACCGCGACCGCGCGGCCACCACGGCGGCGCACCGGGCGGGCACCCTGGGAGGAGCCGCCCACGCCGCTGGGGCTGCTCGGCAAGGGCGTCGTGCTCGGCCTGCTCGTGGCGGCCGTGCTGGTGCCCCTGTGGGCGGTGCTGGTGACCAGCCTCGCCTCGCGGGAGACCATCGACGCGGCCGGCGGGATGGTGATGCTGCCCCGCGAGATCGACCCGTCGGCGTACGTCACCATCTTCAACGGCGGGCAGATCACCCGGGCGGTCGGGATCAGCACGCTGGTCACGGTGCTCGGCACCACGGTGAGCCTGGTGCTGACCGTGCTGGCCGCGTACGGGTTGTCCCGGCCGGGCTCGGTGGGCCACCGGGGGCTGCTCTTCTTCTTCCTGCTGACCTTCCTGATCTTCCCCGGCCTGGTGCCCAGCTACCTGGTGGTGACCGGGCTGGGGCTCAAGGACAGCATCTGGTCGCTGATCCTGCCCAGCGCGATCAGCGTGTTCAACCTGGTGGTCATCCGGGCGTTCTTCATGAACGTCCCCGGTGAGCTGCTCGACAGCGCCCGCATCGACGGCGCCGGCGAGTGGCGCATCCTCACCCGGATCATGCTGCCGCTGTCGAAGGCGGTGATCGCGGTGGTCGGCCTGTTCTACGCGGTCGGCTACTGGAACGCCTACTTCAACTCGGTGCTCTACATCGACGACAACGACAAGTTCCCGATCCAGCGGGTGTTGCAGAGCTACATCCTGGCCGGGCAGTCGCCGAACGTCTCGGGGGCCTCGGTCAGCCTGCCCGGGGTCACCGCGTACCCGCCGACGTTGGCCGTGAAGATGGCCGTGGTGGTGGTGACCGTCGTCCCGGCGCTGATCGTGTACCCGTTCGTGCAGCGGCACTTCACCAAGGGTGTGATCACCGGAGCGGTGAAGGGCTGA